From a region of the Phragmites australis chromosome 21, lpPhrAust1.1, whole genome shotgun sequence genome:
- the LOC133904109 gene encoding uncharacterized protein LOC133904109 isoform X1 encodes MEELAELGHLLVFAFLFFFATFMVGPVMTDVTMEALCPGRDECSLAIYLTGLQQAVTGLGALVVTPIVGNLSDRYGRKALLAIPATVSIVPLGILAYDRTKACFYAYYVTKTLTAMVSEGSMQCLSLAYVADRVPETRRAAAFGVFSGVCTAGFVFGTIAARFLPVSSTFQVSVVAAVAAAVYMRAFLQETDSGASSCSRDEEACYRPLCTPSSSSEEASPRLPPLRKAPSLSAMAALLTSSSTFSRAAVVTFFHGLGETGLLTALMYFLKAKFHYSKNQYANLLLIIGITGSLSQLTVMPLLVPKLGEQKLLIIALIASCVHGFLYSIAWSFWVPYLAASFVILSLLVTPCIRSIVSKKAGPFEQGMVQGCITGISSTANLISPLIFTPLTAWFLSETTPFNFKGFSIACSGFATLVALAMSINMRSAKVQQPDEI; translated from the exons ATGGAGGAGCTCGCGGAGCTGGGGCATCTGCTGGTCTtcgccttcctcttcttcttcgccACCTTCATGGTCGGGCCGGTGATGACCGACGTGACGATGGAGGCGCTCTGCCCCGGCCGCGACGAGTGCTCCCTCGCCATCTACCTCACCGGCCTCCAGCAAGCT gtTACCGGCCTGGGTGCTCTTGTGGTGACTCCGATCGTCGGCAACCTGTCAGACAGGTACGGCAGGAAGGCGTTGCTTGCGATCCCTGCGACCGTTTCCATCGTGCCACTGG GGATCCTGGCGTACGACCGGACGAAGGCGTGCTTCTACGCGTACTACGTAACAAAGACCCTGACGGCGATGGTCTCCGAAGGCAGCATGCAGTGCCTCTCGCTTGCTTACGTG GCTGACAGGGTACCCGAgacgcggcgggcggcggcctTCGGCGTCTTCTCCGGCGTCTGCACGGCCGGCTTCGTCTTCGGCACCATAGCCGCCCGCTTCCTCCCTGTCTCGTCCACGTTTCAG GTCTCCGTGGTGGCTGCCGTGGCAGCCGCGGTGTACATGAGGGCCTTCCTCCAGGAGACGGACAGCGGAGCCTCGTCGTGCAGCAGAGACGAGGAGGCCTGCTACCGTCCACTCTGCactccctcctcctccagcgAGGAAGCGTCGCCAAGGCTCCCGCCTCTTCGAAAAGCGCCGTCGCTGTCGGCGATGGCCGCCCTTCTTACCAGCAG CTCAACCTTCTCGAGAGCAGCGGTTGTCACATTTTTCCACGGCCTTGGTGAGACAGGCCTGCTAACTGCACTAATG TACTTCCTCAAGGCAAAATTCCACTACAGCAAGAACCAGTATGCTAATTTGCTGCTTATTATTGGCATTACAGGAAGCCTCTCACAG CTAACCGTGATGCCACTCCTAGTGCCAAAGCTTGGTGAGCAGAAGCTACTTATCATAGCACTCATAGCGAGCTGCGTGCAT GGATTTCTATACAGCATCGCATGGTCATTCTGG GTCCCTTATCTTGCTGCAAGCTTTGTAATATTAAGCTTGTTGGTCACCCCTTGC ATACGAAGCATCGTATCAAAAAAGGCGGGACCTTTTGAGCAG GGAATGGTCCAAGGGTGCATCACTGGAATAAGCTCAACTGCAAACCTGATATCTCCTCTAATTTTTACTCCTCTCACAG CTTGGTTTCTATCAGAAACTACACCTTTCAACTTTAAAGGCTTCAGCATTGCCTGCTCTGGATTTGCGACG CTTGTAGCGCTTGCAATGAGCATAAATATGAGGTCGGCTAAAGTTCAACAGCCAGACGAGATATAG
- the LOC133904109 gene encoding uncharacterized protein LOC133904109 isoform X2: MEELAELGHLLVFAFLFFFATFMVGPVMTDVTMEALCPGRDECSLAIYLTGLQQAVTGLGALVVTPIVGNLSDRYGRKALLAIPATVSIVPLGILAYDRTKACFYAYYVTKTLTAMVSEGSMQCLSLAYVADRVPETRRAAAFGVFSGVCTAGFVFGTIAARFLPVSSTFQVSVVAAVAAAVYMRAFLQETDSGASSCSRDEEACYRPLCTPSSSSEEASPRLPPLRKAPSLSAMAALLTSSTSSRQNSTTARTSMLICCLLLALQEASHRLVMQLTVMPLLVPKLGEQKLLIIALIASCVHGFLYSIAWSFWVPYLAASFVILSLLVTPCIRSIVSKKAGPFEQGMVQGCITGISSTANLISPLIFTPLTAWFLSETTPFNFKGFSIACSGFATLVALAMSINMRSAKVQQPDEI, encoded by the exons ATGGAGGAGCTCGCGGAGCTGGGGCATCTGCTGGTCTtcgccttcctcttcttcttcgccACCTTCATGGTCGGGCCGGTGATGACCGACGTGACGATGGAGGCGCTCTGCCCCGGCCGCGACGAGTGCTCCCTCGCCATCTACCTCACCGGCCTCCAGCAAGCT gtTACCGGCCTGGGTGCTCTTGTGGTGACTCCGATCGTCGGCAACCTGTCAGACAGGTACGGCAGGAAGGCGTTGCTTGCGATCCCTGCGACCGTTTCCATCGTGCCACTGG GGATCCTGGCGTACGACCGGACGAAGGCGTGCTTCTACGCGTACTACGTAACAAAGACCCTGACGGCGATGGTCTCCGAAGGCAGCATGCAGTGCCTCTCGCTTGCTTACGTG GCTGACAGGGTACCCGAgacgcggcgggcggcggcctTCGGCGTCTTCTCCGGCGTCTGCACGGCCGGCTTCGTCTTCGGCACCATAGCCGCCCGCTTCCTCCCTGTCTCGTCCACGTTTCAG GTCTCCGTGGTGGCTGCCGTGGCAGCCGCGGTGTACATGAGGGCCTTCCTCCAGGAGACGGACAGCGGAGCCTCGTCGTGCAGCAGAGACGAGGAGGCCTGCTACCGTCCACTCTGCactccctcctcctccagcgAGGAAGCGTCGCCAAGGCTCCCGCCTCTTCGAAAAGCGCCGTCGCTGTCGGCGATGGCCGCCCTTCTTACCAGCAG TACTTCCTCAAGGCAAAATTCCACTACAGCAAGAACCAGTATGCTAATTTGCTGCTTATTATTGGCATTACAGGAAGCCTCTCACAG ACTTGTGATGCAGCTAACCGTGATGCCACTCCTAGTGCCAAAGCTTGGTGAGCAGAAGCTACTTATCATAGCACTCATAGCGAGCTGCGTGCAT GGATTTCTATACAGCATCGCATGGTCATTCTGG GTCCCTTATCTTGCTGCAAGCTTTGTAATATTAAGCTTGTTGGTCACCCCTTGC ATACGAAGCATCGTATCAAAAAAGGCGGGACCTTTTGAGCAG GGAATGGTCCAAGGGTGCATCACTGGAATAAGCTCAACTGCAAACCTGATATCTCCTCTAATTTTTACTCCTCTCACAG CTTGGTTTCTATCAGAAACTACACCTTTCAACTTTAAAGGCTTCAGCATTGCCTGCTCTGGATTTGCGACG CTTGTAGCGCTTGCAATGAGCATAAATATGAGGTCGGCTAAAGTTCAACAGCCAGACGAGATATAG